One segment of Synechococcus sp. A15-24 DNA contains the following:
- a CDS encoding alpha/beta fold hydrolase codes for MTRPLVLVHGLWDTPRVFHRLIQRIDQPDRPLLAPHLPHGLGVVPLRELARRLDQHIQQKFGRETTIDLLGFSMGGVIGRIWLQELRGAERTDRFFSVGSPQNGTLAALAVPRRLLAGVADMKPASDLLKQLNRQVGALAPVACRSYFCRWDLMVSPGWKAVLAQGTQTELPVWTHQQLIAHPQALQRLAQDLGG; via the coding sequence ATGACGAGGCCCCTTGTGCTTGTCCATGGCCTGTGGGATACCCCACGGGTGTTTCATCGGCTGATTCAGCGGATCGATCAGCCGGATCGTCCCTTGCTGGCACCGCATCTCCCCCATGGCCTCGGGGTGGTTCCGCTGCGGGAGCTGGCCCGTCGCCTGGATCAGCACATCCAGCAGAAGTTCGGGCGGGAGACCACGATTGATCTGCTTGGGTTCTCCATGGGAGGTGTGATCGGGCGGATCTGGTTGCAGGAACTGAGGGGCGCTGAGCGGACGGATCGCTTTTTCAGTGTCGGCAGCCCCCAGAACGGAACCCTTGCGGCTCTGGCTGTGCCTCGCCGGCTGCTGGCTGGTGTGGCGGACATGAAGCCCGCCAGCGACCTTTTAAAGCAGCTGAATCGACAGGTCGGTGCCTTGGCACCGGTGGCGTGTCGAAGTTATTTCTGCCGCTGGGATCTGATGGTGTCTCCCGGCTGGAAGGCTGTGCTTGCGCAAGGAACTCAGACAGAGCTGCCGGTGTGGACCCACCAACAGCTCATTGCCCATCCGCAGGCTTTGCAGAGGCTGGCCCAGGATCTGGGCGGGTGA
- the folB gene encoding dihydroneopterin aldolase, which produces MTANDAIHVRGLRLWAHVGVLEQERRDGQWFSLDITLWTDLSSAAAADDLAGSLDYSLAIRSLQALAREIRCLTIEHFSDRVLDRLEQLYGAIPMRLTLSKCAAPVPGFDGVVAVERARHGAP; this is translated from the coding sequence GTGACCGCAAACGATGCGATCCATGTGAGGGGGCTGCGCCTGTGGGCCCATGTGGGCGTTCTGGAGCAGGAGCGTCGGGATGGCCAATGGTTCAGTCTCGACATCACTCTCTGGACTGACCTTTCCAGTGCCGCAGCGGCGGATGATCTGGCCGGCAGCCTGGATTACAGCCTGGCGATCCGCTCCTTGCAGGCCCTGGCAAGGGAGATCCGTTGCCTCACGATCGAGCACTTCAGTGATCGGGTGCTGGATCGTCTGGAGCAGCTCTATGGAGCGATTCCAATGCGGTTGACCCTGAGCAAATGCGCCGCTCCGGTGCCGGGGTTTGATGGTGTCGTGGCGGTGGAGCGCGCCCGCCATGGGGCTCCATGA
- a CDS encoding glutamate-5-semialdehyde dehydrogenase, which translates to MSTVPEPSAELLQRAGAVRLAAVDLGQTDDQQRAAALQAMADALAERAEVIVAANQEDLERSAAEGLATALMARLKLDAGKLRGAIDGVRKLASLPDPLGKLQLHRELDQGLVLERIAVPLGVVGVIFEARPDAVVQIASLAIRSGNGAMLKGGSEARCTNEAVMEALKLGLGRSAVAPDALTLLTTRQESLALLRLDGLVDLIIPRGSNELVRFIQDNTRIPVLGHADGICHLYVDAAADVDQAVRIAIDSKTQYPAACNAIETLLVHASIAPAFLASAVPAFQAAGVTLRGDEQSRQHGISDAATDEDWRTEYLDMILAVRVVPSMDAALEHIRCHGSRHTEAIATTDDQAAERFLGAVDSAGVYLNCSTRFADGFRYGFGAEVGISTQTLPPRGPVGLDGLVTYRYRLRGDGHIAADFADGTRSFTHTDLPL; encoded by the coding sequence ATGAGCACTGTTCCGGAGCCTTCAGCAGAGCTGTTGCAGAGGGCCGGCGCCGTCCGTCTGGCGGCTGTGGACCTGGGGCAGACGGACGACCAACAGCGGGCCGCCGCGCTTCAGGCGATGGCGGATGCTTTGGCGGAGCGGGCTGAGGTGATCGTTGCCGCCAACCAAGAAGACCTGGAGCGTTCCGCAGCTGAGGGGCTGGCCACGGCACTGATGGCCCGGTTGAAGCTGGATGCCGGCAAGCTCCGCGGTGCCATCGATGGGGTGCGCAAACTGGCCTCCCTGCCTGATCCGCTTGGTAAACTGCAGCTGCATCGGGAGCTGGATCAAGGCCTGGTGCTGGAGCGCATCGCCGTGCCCCTTGGCGTGGTGGGGGTAATTTTCGAGGCCCGTCCGGATGCTGTGGTGCAGATTGCCTCGCTGGCCATCCGCTCCGGCAATGGCGCCATGCTCAAAGGCGGCAGCGAAGCGCGTTGCACCAATGAAGCGGTGATGGAGGCCCTCAAGCTGGGCCTGGGTCGCAGTGCCGTGGCACCGGATGCGTTGACGCTGTTAACCACCCGCCAGGAAAGCCTGGCGTTGCTGCGGCTGGATGGCCTGGTGGATCTGATCATTCCCCGGGGTAGCAACGAGCTGGTGCGATTCATTCAGGACAACACCCGCATTCCTGTGCTGGGTCATGCAGATGGCATCTGCCATCTCTATGTGGATGCAGCTGCTGACGTTGATCAGGCGGTACGCATCGCCATCGACAGCAAGACCCAGTACCCGGCCGCTTGCAATGCAATCGAGACCCTGCTGGTGCATGCCTCGATTGCACCGGCGTTTCTGGCGTCTGCCGTGCCGGCCTTTCAAGCTGCCGGAGTCACCCTGCGGGGCGATGAACAAAGCCGCCAGCACGGCATCAGTGACGCTGCCACCGATGAGGACTGGCGAACGGAATACCTCGACATGATCCTGGCGGTGCGGGTGGTGCCTTCCATGGATGCAGCGCTCGAACACATCCGTTGCCATGGATCCCGCCACACCGAAGCCATCGCCACCACCGATGACCAGGCGGCGGAACGATTCCTGGGGGCTGTTGACAGTGCTGGTGTGTATCTGAATTGCTCCACCCGTTTTGCGGATGGCTTCCGATACGGGTTTGGAGCTGAGGTGGGCATCAGCACCCAAACCCTGCCGCCGCGAGGACCGGTGGGACTCGATGGTCTGGTGACCTATCGCTATCGGCTTCGTGGTGACGGACACATCGCCGCTGATTTCGCGGACGGAACCCGCAGCTTCACCCACACCGATCTGCCCCTGTGA
- a CDS encoding ROK family protein encodes MDNGQVIGIDLGGTAIKLARFDHRGTLLAELEVATPQPAVPGAVTMALCDAVQRLDPDGAAALMGVGLPGPMDAAARVARVCINLPGWEDVPLAEWLEVRLQRRVTLANDGNCAVVGEAWWGAAKGFSDVVLLTLGTGVGGGVLLSGQLFTGHNGAAAEPGLIGVDPDGPACNSGNRGSLEQFASIAALRRLCDRDPRELSRAAADGEPAALEVWERYGTRLGVGLSSLVYVFTPQLVLLGGGLAGAACHFLPAVRREVELRVQAVSREGLRIEACALGNGAGRLGAARLALLRLGGMMADV; translated from the coding sequence ATGGATAACGGGCAGGTGATTGGCATTGATCTCGGCGGGACGGCCATCAAGCTGGCCCGTTTCGATCACCGCGGGACCCTGTTGGCTGAGCTTGAGGTGGCCACGCCCCAGCCTGCGGTGCCCGGCGCCGTGACGATGGCGCTCTGCGATGCCGTGCAGCGATTGGATCCTGATGGAGCTGCGGCCTTGATGGGGGTCGGCCTGCCTGGGCCGATGGATGCCGCGGCCCGGGTGGCGCGAGTGTGCATCAACCTGCCGGGTTGGGAGGACGTGCCGCTGGCGGAGTGGTTGGAGGTGCGGTTGCAGCGACGGGTCACCCTCGCCAACGACGGCAATTGCGCTGTGGTGGGAGAGGCCTGGTGGGGCGCTGCCAAGGGGTTCAGCGATGTGGTGCTGTTGACCCTCGGCACCGGTGTTGGTGGCGGCGTTCTACTCAGTGGGCAGCTGTTCACCGGCCACAACGGTGCAGCGGCGGAACCGGGATTGATCGGTGTCGACCCCGATGGCCCCGCCTGCAACAGCGGAAATCGCGGATCCCTGGAGCAGTTCGCGAGCATTGCGGCGTTGCGTCGCCTGTGCGACCGGGACCCACGGGAGTTGAGTCGGGCGGCAGCGGACGGGGAGCCGGCAGCCCTTGAGGTGTGGGAGCGCTACGGCACTCGCCTTGGGGTGGGGTTGTCATCCCTGGTGTACGTCTTCACGCCGCAGCTGGTGTTGTTGGGTGGTGGTCTGGCTGGGGCCGCCTGCCATTTCCTGCCCGCGGTGCGACGGGAGGTGGAGCTGCGGGTGCAGGCGGTGTCCCGGGAGGGTCTGCGGATCGAGGCTTGTGCTCTTGGCAATGGAGCCGGTCGCCTGGGGGCGGCGCGGCTGGCGCTGCTGCGCCTGGGCGGGATGATGGCCGACGTCTGA
- a CDS encoding translocation/assembly module TamB domain-containing protein, translating to MGSVLTVQTLDRTAEDVLDSFRGPLERSIGAALGHPITIGPYQGLRPWGVAVGETTVAPTPTDRSSIKVQDLSVHLDLLASLRQWQPVLRLKLQGLDVALDRQADGRYWRFGQVPQGGDAPPDLDLRFELAQPARIRLTPSGDDIQLTSRGSVHIAQQRFSAISRLSWLGRAGSLDLEAKGRWDRPELVLSSRLRSLDLARMEAVLPGPDATRLAGQAGGDLAIQWTPSRFRCQGQLKVNDLELRNATLSDPLRSSAVGLSCRGDRLSLNRSRFRMGDWRADARGSVQLDGAADLRINVASLKRKDRVQLQLDGPWSNPRWRVAGVVTVPELDGPLRVQGQLRTPWIDPQARQIQLQKALLTSPGLRLHVEGTIDEQIDLRSRELTLAPSLWQRWPALKQTLGEASDISGALRASGSLTSPAVSLELAQDRNLVVQRWDLSASWSKASGVMALDRFSSPVLRAAAQLPVSWQNGAPQLGALKAGFALTSLPLARLSAVTPLPLQGHVSARGQLQGSLDDVKTTVALDLLRPGAGPLRLPERWQGQLTGSTGSAFNLRLASQAPATKGALTVRLGSSGWPLQADLRRGAGSLTVRSGAKRQVRWKADQLSIAGLQLTLPSASASGSLQGRLSGDGVLALQPVELVGAVQLENPQLRGVGLNRIELEGRVSGGRFKARGRLQPQQGEIQLTADGRVGADLRSRIEASGLDVPWLVQMARQLRGSQLTATGTPGRAEDLGRLMIDTFGGSLEGHLRALQRSRQWLEAYERDHPQARVDPDDLRGRLDAVLNLSGPDLASLSLEAEARAHLWMQGDDQDRMLQLDPVVAQLSGPLQGGQGRFSLLHLPFSLLALAVPVPSVLRGAIGATGSYDLSGAGPLLTTELALEQARFGDQELRLERRAVVLSSKGLELDLALRSVDAAEALQVRGTVPLSLRDALDLELESHGDALSFLAAPAGDALRLTRGSSDLRLMFSGYLDQPQANGFLVIRDGAFTAADQTLKQVNASLLFDFNRVEVSQLEATLASGGTISAKGAIGLFIPRDEETPLTIRLTKGTIRQEIVDLAADADITVRGALSQPVISGQLNLRNGVIQPRSGLLSRLRKGGIASLQQGIQPSQSKVSTPFTTAALLEEGWDFQDPLVLFGPGAPAQLPAAFQDLMPDLSAVRFRNFRLGLGPDLQVRMPPLISFSGGGQLLVNGPLDPSLELRGLIRLNRGRVSLFSTTFRLDSRAPNVAVFTPSLGLVPFVDIAMKTRVSDAVQPGTAGNASTANVFDANGLGDGGGQLRLVKVTVEAAGPADRLIGNLDLRSVPPMSEPQLLALIGGNSLSGLAGAGGAALATVLGQSLLSPVLGTLTDAMGQRLQIALFPTYVTPDIKDDDERRSGRVAPTFTLVTEIGVDVTDRFDFSVLAAPNTSDVPPQATVTYQVTPNTALSGSVDSNGTWQSQLQLFFRF from the coding sequence GTGGGATCTGTCCTGACGGTGCAGACACTGGATCGCACGGCTGAGGACGTGCTCGATTCGTTTCGCGGGCCACTGGAACGCAGCATCGGTGCCGCTCTCGGGCACCCGATCACGATCGGTCCTTACCAGGGGTTGAGGCCATGGGGTGTGGCCGTGGGTGAGACAACCGTCGCCCCGACACCGACCGATCGCTCCTCGATCAAGGTCCAGGACCTGAGTGTCCATCTCGATCTCCTGGCCAGCCTGCGGCAATGGCAGCCGGTGTTGCGGCTGAAGCTGCAGGGCCTCGATGTGGCCTTGGATCGCCAAGCGGACGGTCGCTACTGGCGGTTCGGACAGGTGCCACAGGGCGGTGATGCCCCCCCGGATCTGGACCTGCGCTTTGAACTGGCTCAACCGGCCAGGATCCGCCTCACCCCGTCTGGAGATGATATCCAACTGACCAGTCGTGGGTCGGTGCACATTGCGCAGCAGCGCTTCTCGGCGATCTCGCGGCTGAGTTGGCTCGGGCGGGCTGGCAGCCTTGACCTGGAGGCTAAGGGCCGCTGGGATCGCCCAGAACTGGTGCTGAGCAGTCGGCTGCGATCCCTGGATCTCGCGCGAATGGAGGCCGTTCTGCCAGGACCGGATGCCACCCGCTTGGCGGGCCAAGCGGGTGGTGACCTGGCGATTCAGTGGACACCCAGCCGCTTTCGCTGCCAGGGGCAGCTGAAGGTCAACGATCTCGAACTGCGCAATGCAACCTTGTCCGATCCCCTGCGTTCATCCGCCGTCGGATTGAGCTGTCGCGGTGATCGGTTGAGCCTGAATCGCAGTCGTTTCCGCATGGGTGACTGGCGTGCTGACGCCAGGGGTTCGGTTCAGCTCGATGGAGCTGCGGATCTGCGGATCAACGTGGCGTCGTTGAAGCGCAAGGATCGCGTTCAACTCCAGCTGGATGGCCCCTGGTCGAACCCCCGTTGGCGCGTGGCGGGGGTTGTGACCGTGCCTGAACTCGATGGGCCTCTGCGAGTGCAAGGCCAGCTGCGCACCCCGTGGATTGATCCCCAGGCCCGCCAGATCCAGCTTCAAAAAGCCCTGCTCACCTCACCTGGCCTGCGCCTGCATGTGGAGGGCACGATCGACGAGCAGATCGACCTGCGCAGTCGTGAACTCACCCTGGCGCCGTCGCTATGGCAACGCTGGCCAGCCCTGAAGCAGACCCTTGGCGAGGCATCGGACATCTCCGGAGCGCTGCGGGCGAGCGGTTCTCTGACGTCACCAGCGGTGTCACTGGAGTTGGCCCAGGACCGCAATCTTGTTGTGCAGCGATGGGACCTCAGCGCGTCCTGGTCGAAGGCCTCCGGTGTCATGGCCCTCGATCGTTTCAGCAGTCCGGTTCTGCGTGCAGCGGCGCAACTCCCCGTCAGCTGGCAGAACGGCGCGCCGCAGCTCGGGGCGCTGAAAGCCGGCTTCGCATTGACCTCGTTGCCCCTGGCCCGCCTGTCGGCCGTCACGCCCCTTCCTCTGCAGGGCCATGTGTCCGCCCGTGGCCAGTTGCAGGGCTCTCTGGATGACGTGAAGACCACTGTGGCGTTGGATCTCCTCCGGCCTGGTGCCGGACCGTTGCGATTGCCGGAGCGGTGGCAGGGACAACTGACTGGATCAACCGGATCGGCGTTCAACCTGCGCCTGGCATCGCAGGCGCCTGCTACCAAGGGAGCGCTGACGGTTCGGCTGGGTTCCTCCGGTTGGCCGTTGCAGGCGGATCTCCGCCGCGGGGCAGGCAGCTTGACCGTGCGTTCCGGTGCCAAGCGTCAGGTGAGGTGGAAAGCCGATCAGCTGTCAATCGCGGGTCTTCAGCTGACGTTGCCTTCGGCATCCGCATCAGGCTCGTTGCAGGGGCGTCTCAGTGGCGACGGCGTCCTGGCCCTGCAACCGGTGGAGCTGGTTGGTGCTGTGCAGCTGGAGAATCCGCAGCTCCGCGGAGTTGGTCTGAATCGGATTGAGTTGGAGGGGCGTGTTTCAGGGGGGCGCTTCAAAGCCCGTGGTCGGCTGCAGCCGCAGCAGGGTGAGATTCAGCTCACCGCTGATGGACGGGTCGGCGCCGATCTGCGCAGCCGAATTGAGGCCTCCGGACTGGATGTGCCCTGGTTGGTGCAGATGGCCCGTCAGCTTCGTGGCAGCCAGCTCACCGCCACGGGGACACCTGGTCGTGCCGAGGATCTCGGCAGGTTGATGATCGACACCTTCGGCGGCAGTCTCGAAGGTCATCTGCGCGCGCTTCAGCGGTCTCGGCAGTGGCTTGAGGCCTACGAGCGTGATCATCCCCAAGCGCGCGTTGATCCAGATGACCTGCGCGGTCGCCTCGATGCTGTCCTCAACCTTTCAGGCCCGGATCTGGCATCACTCTCGCTGGAGGCGGAGGCCCGGGCTCATCTGTGGATGCAGGGTGATGATCAGGACCGGATGCTTCAGCTGGACCCCGTGGTGGCTCAGCTGAGCGGTCCTCTGCAGGGTGGCCAGGGTCGCTTCAGCCTTCTGCATCTGCCCTTTTCGCTTCTGGCGTTGGCCGTTCCGGTCCCGTCCGTGTTGCGCGGGGCGATCGGTGCCACCGGCTCCTACGACCTGTCAGGAGCCGGTCCATTGCTCACCACTGAGTTGGCCCTGGAGCAGGCACGGTTTGGTGATCAGGAGCTTCGCCTTGAGCGCCGAGCCGTTGTGTTGTCGTCAAAAGGTCTTGAACTCGACCTCGCACTCCGCAGTGTCGATGCCGCCGAGGCCTTGCAGGTGCGCGGCACCGTTCCGCTGTCACTGCGTGATGCGCTGGATCTCGAGCTTGAAAGCCATGGGGATGCGCTGAGCTTCCTAGCGGCCCCGGCCGGCGATGCCCTGCGGCTGACCCGCGGCAGCAGTGATCTGCGGTTGATGTTCAGCGGATACCTGGATCAGCCCCAGGCCAATGGCTTTCTGGTGATCCGTGACGGTGCCTTCACGGCTGCTGACCAGACCCTGAAGCAAGTCAATGCGTCCCTGTTGTTTGATTTCAACCGGGTTGAGGTCAGCCAGCTTGAGGCCACCCTGGCGTCGGGGGGCACGATCTCGGCTAAGGGGGCCATCGGTCTGTTTATTCCCCGTGATGAGGAGACACCGCTCACCATTCGCCTGACCAAAGGGACGATCCGGCAGGAGATCGTTGATCTGGCTGCGGATGCAGACATCACGGTGAGGGGCGCGTTGAGCCAGCCGGTGATCAGTGGCCAGCTCAACCTTCGCAATGGGGTGATTCAGCCCCGCAGCGGCTTGCTGTCGCGTCTTCGTAAGGGTGGTATCGCCTCCCTGCAGCAGGGGATTCAACCGTCGCAGAGCAAGGTCTCAACGCCGTTCACCACCGCAGCACTGCTTGAAGAAGGCTGGGATTTCCAGGACCCCCTGGTGCTGTTCGGGCCCGGTGCGCCCGCTCAGTTGCCGGCGGCTTTTCAGGATCTGATGCCGGATCTTTCGGCGGTTCGTTTCCGCAACTTCCGTCTTGGTCTGGGGCCCGATCTGCAGGTGCGAATGCCGCCGCTGATCAGTTTCAGTGGTGGTGGTCAGCTGCTGGTCAATGGACCGTTGGACCCATCGCTTGAGCTGCGGGGCCTGATTCGTCTGAACCGCGGCCGGGTCAGTCTGTTTTCCACCACTTTCCGCCTCGATTCGCGCGCTCCAAACGTCGCGGTGTTCACCCCTTCGCTGGGATTGGTGCCCTTTGTCGACATCGCCATGAAGACCCGGGTCTCGGATGCGGTGCAGCCAGGGACAGCTGGCAATGCCAGCACGGCCAATGTCTTCGACGCCAATGGCCTTGGCGATGGGGGTGGCCAACTGCGGTTGGTGAAGGTCACCGTGGAGGCCGCCGGACCGGCGGATCGTTTGATCGGCAATCTCGATCTGCGCAGTGTCCCGCCCATGTCGGAGCCGCAGCTGTTGGCGCTGATCGGTGGCAATTCTCTGTCAGGCCTGGCGGGAGCCGGGGGAGCCGCCCTGGCGACGGTGCTGGGACAGTCGCTGCTCTCACCGGTTCTCGGAACGCTTACCGATGCCATGGGACAGCGTCTCCAGATCGCCTTGTTCCCCACCTACGTCACACCGGATATCAAGGATGACGATGAGCGCAGATCTGGGCGGGTTGCTCCCACCTTCACGCTGGTGACAGAAATCGGTGTTGATGTGACCGATCGCTTTGATTTCTCGGTGCTGGCAGCCCCGAACACCTCGGATGTTCCCCCTCAGGCGACGGTCACATACCAGGTGACACCCAACACGGCCTTGTCCGGATCCGTGGATTCCAATGGCACCTGGCAGAGCCAGCTGCAGCTGTTCTTCCGCTTCTGA
- a CDS encoding Ycf51 family protein yields the protein MALDQLLLTAAPWLAWSGLGLGVLTIAAFLAGWGLRFRLVGVSSFTLLLAVSCWAFALSYSPPVVVDGAIRVPMVFDNGNDLVVAQVKPDLDPITVDATLQQLAGNLRGSGRGSNVVTVRLRALQPIADGVSKPVILGETERDFRRSAS from the coding sequence ATGGCCCTTGATCAGCTGCTGCTCACCGCAGCGCCCTGGCTGGCCTGGTCAGGCCTCGGACTTGGCGTGCTGACCATCGCGGCGTTTCTGGCGGGCTGGGGGCTGCGTTTTCGCCTGGTGGGCGTCAGCAGTTTCACCTTGCTGCTGGCGGTCAGCTGTTGGGCCTTTGCCCTGAGTTACTCGCCGCCGGTCGTGGTCGATGGCGCCATTCGGGTCCCTATGGTGTTCGACAACGGCAACGACCTGGTGGTGGCCCAGGTGAAGCCCGACCTGGATCCGATCACCGTTGACGCCACGCTTCAGCAATTGGCTGGCAATCTGCGCGGGTCCGGCCGTGGCAGCAATGTGGTGACGGTGCGACTGCGGGCCCTTCAACCCATCGCAGATGGTGTGAGCAAGCCCGTGATTCTCGGGGAGACAGAGCGGGACTTCCGCCGCTCCGCTTCCTGA
- a CDS encoding DUF4332 domain-containing protein, whose translation MRPLRDLPQSFRREQQELDEAGINDWQQLRDLDDAQLSRLARSGRASPRNLKRLRAIAGLVCDLNLAPPDAALLMHAGIASRAALAATTPERVVQQTGRLERSLGTGRPAVVDLATARRWIQSARQPGN comes from the coding sequence ATGAGACCGTTGCGTGATCTGCCCCAGTCCTTCCGACGCGAACAGCAAGAGCTCGACGAGGCAGGAATCAACGATTGGCAGCAGTTGCGGGACCTGGACGATGCTCAGCTCAGTCGCCTTGCCCGCAGCGGCCGAGCGTCCCCCCGCAATCTCAAGCGGCTGAGGGCCATCGCAGGGTTGGTGTGTGATCTCAACCTTGCCCCACCAGACGCAGCTCTTCTGATGCATGCCGGCATTGCCTCACGGGCAGCGCTCGCAGCCACAACACCCGAACGGGTCGTCCAGCAAACGGGGCGCCTGGAACGCAGCCTCGGCACCGGCAGGCCGGCGGTGGTGGACCTGGCCACAGCCCGCCGCTGGATCCAGAGCGCCAGGCAACCGGGGAACTGA
- a CDS encoding CocE/NonD family hydrolase produces the protein MSVESSLISASEIVEHDAELLLRDGIRLMARLWHPRSGGPWPALLMRQPYGRRLASTVTLAHPSWWARQGYLVVVQDVRGQGDSEGTFRGFSQEADDTAQTHDWVRSLPDCNGRIGCYGFSYQGITQLLAPADSPPPDCLAPAMAGLDERRHWSSEGGAHWWHLNLGWGLQLAAQQARRRGDSHAWEVIRRALEDASYLRDGPELLQRHDPDGMACRWLAQDPADGTAWRRHDAPQSWLRQPMLLLGGWWDPHLLGVLDLYRRSEEAGGRPELHIGPATHLQWWPEAQTVLLRFFDQHLKQVQTSQSQLQLWDLGTKQWSSRPRPSALTWSLQGEGLACLDPASGRLNPNEAGAGVGEERIVHDPWRPVQAIGGHLSPSAGPADRQSLDARADVATFTTAPLDGPLELAGQPQLQIRAGADQPGFDLCLVLSLLPQGSAAVEQLSSGVLRVLGAEAEQMAERRVLLQPLLATCSSGDRLRLSIAAAAWPAIGVNPGTPEHPCSAPSVNHRVVTMTLDLAGSMLSLNPFNSGRLSLD, from the coding sequence ATGTCCGTTGAATCGTCCTTGATCAGCGCATCAGAAATCGTCGAGCACGACGCGGAGCTCCTCCTCCGGGATGGCATTCGGTTGATGGCGCGTCTCTGGCACCCCCGCAGCGGCGGACCTTGGCCAGCTCTGCTGATGCGACAACCCTATGGACGGCGTCTGGCCTCAACCGTGACCCTGGCCCACCCCAGCTGGTGGGCACGCCAGGGATATCTGGTGGTGGTTCAGGACGTGCGGGGCCAGGGGGATTCCGAGGGAACCTTCCGTGGTTTCTCCCAGGAGGCGGATGACACCGCCCAGACCCATGACTGGGTCCGATCCTTGCCGGACTGCAACGGACGGATCGGCTGCTACGGCTTCTCGTATCAAGGGATCACACAGCTGCTGGCCCCCGCAGATTCCCCACCCCCGGACTGCCTGGCTCCAGCCATGGCGGGGCTGGATGAGCGGCGCCACTGGAGCAGCGAGGGCGGTGCCCATTGGTGGCACCTGAACCTTGGCTGGGGTCTGCAACTGGCCGCCCAGCAGGCGCGACGCCGCGGGGACTCCCACGCCTGGGAAGTGATCCGTCGAGCACTGGAGGATGCCAGCTATCTCCGGGACGGGCCTGAACTGCTGCAACGCCACGATCCCGACGGGATGGCCTGTCGCTGGCTGGCGCAGGATCCGGCAGACGGCACCGCTTGGCGCCGCCATGACGCCCCGCAATCCTGGTTGCGCCAACCGATGTTGTTGCTGGGGGGCTGGTGGGACCCCCATCTGTTGGGAGTCCTCGATCTCTACAGGCGTTCTGAAGAGGCAGGGGGAAGGCCTGAATTGCACATCGGACCGGCCACCCATCTGCAATGGTGGCCCGAAGCCCAGACGGTGTTACTGCGCTTCTTCGATCAACACCTGAAACAGGTCCAAACCAGCCAAAGTCAGCTGCAGCTCTGGGATCTCGGCACCAAGCAATGGAGCTCCAGGCCACGGCCCAGTGCCCTCACATGGAGTCTTCAAGGGGAAGGCCTGGCCTGCCTGGATCCCGCCAGCGGCCGCCTGAACCCAAACGAAGCCGGCGCCGGCGTTGGTGAGGAGCGGATTGTTCACGACCCATGGCGCCCTGTGCAGGCCATCGGCGGTCATCTCAGCCCCTCCGCCGGCCCCGCTGATCGGCAGTCGCTGGATGCAAGGGCCGATGTGGCCACGTTCACCACAGCACCACTGGACGGTCCGTTGGAGTTAGCGGGGCAGCCTCAGCTGCAGATCCGCGCAGGAGCCGACCAACCTGGTTTCGACCTCTGCTTGGTGCTATCACTCTTGCCGCAGGGCAGTGCTGCCGTTGAGCAACTCAGCAGCGGAGTGCTTCGCGTTCTGGGGGCAGAGGCCGAGCAGATGGCCGAGCGACGGGTGCTGCTGCAACCCCTCCTGGCCACATGCTCATCCGGTGATCGTCTTCGCCTTTCGATTGCCGCTGCCGCCTGGCCAGCCATCGGAGTGAATCCCGGCACACCGGAGCATCCCTGCAGTGCCCCCAGCGTCAACCATCGTGTGGTGACGATGACACTGGACCTTGCTGGCTCGATGCTCAGCCTGAACCCGTTCAACTCCGGCAGACTGAGCCTCGATTAA
- a CDS encoding DUF3887 domain-containing protein, translating to MLLRALRQRQASVLHQTLTDSVRSSITVEQVQKRLDQRTAIKSSRVVGVLPEYRTTTVDAVVTRAAGEEPLLIVLDDDGKLLAWKWTDQVQAIETTALAFVKDLADGKWLMARSKLSLDLQKDLAPTDLQRKWRKLASVSGGFRKIKDAVIASQDGNQQLVLVAVEFGKATSNLFVIFDDRGRIINVDISRDFV from the coding sequence ATGCTGCTCAGGGCTCTGCGTCAACGCCAGGCCTCGGTGTTGCACCAAACCCTGACGGACAGCGTCCGCAGCAGCATCACGGTGGAGCAGGTGCAGAAGCGCCTTGATCAACGCACAGCCATTAAAAGCAGCAGGGTTGTCGGCGTATTACCTGAGTATCGCACCACCACCGTTGACGCTGTCGTTACAAGAGCGGCAGGGGAGGAGCCCCTGCTGATCGTGCTGGACGATGACGGCAAGCTGCTGGCCTGGAAATGGACCGATCAGGTTCAAGCCATCGAAACCACAGCCCTTGCTTTCGTCAAAGATCTGGCGGATGGAAAGTGGCTGATGGCCCGCAGTAAGTTGTCCTTGGATCTGCAGAAGGACCTGGCGCCAACCGATCTGCAGCGCAAATGGAGAAAGCTTGCCAGTGTCTCTGGCGGTTTCCGCAAGATCAAGGATGCCGTGATCGCCAGCCAGGACGGGAATCAGCAACTGGTGCTGGTGGCGGTGGAGTTCGGTAAGGCCACCTCCAACCTGTTCGTGATCTTTGACGATCGTGGACGGATCATCAACGTCGACATCTCCCGCGACTTCGTCTGA